CACGGGCCAGGACGGCGCCGAGTTCCGGCTGGCCGAGCTGCGCGGCGCGCCCACCGTCGTCGTGATGTTCTACGGCGACTGCACCACCGCGTGCCCGCTCCTCGTCAAGTCGGCGCAGGACATCGAGCAGGCCCTGCCCACCGAACTCGCCGCCAGGACGCGGTTCGCGATGGTCTCGTTCGACACCGAGCGCGACACGCCCGACAAGCTGCGCGCCTACGCCGAGTCCCTGGGGCTCGACAAGGCGAGCTGGCACTGGCTCGTCGGCAGCCCCCTGCTTACCCGGCAGCTCGCCACCCTGCTCGGCGTCCAGTACCGCGACGCCGGCAACGGGGTGTTCGCCCACAGCAACCTGGTGACCGTGCTAGACGCCGACGGCGTGCCCGCCGCGCGCGTCGAGGGCCTGGGCGCCCCGCTCGACGGCGCCGTGGCCGCCATCCGCGCGGCGCTCGAGTAGGCGCCGCGCCGGGTCCGGCGCACGGCGGGAGCGCGGGGCGGCGGGGGCGCCCCCGCCGCCCGTCAGCCGCCGGCCAGGTCGGCGAGCGCATCGCGGACGCTACCGCCGCGCGCGCGCAGCGCCGCCTCGGCCCGCTCCGCCGTCACGCCGGCCTTCGTCATCACGATGGCGCGCCTGATGTCGTCGCCGGCCGCCGCCAGCGCCTTGGTGGCGGCGGCCTCGTCGACGCCCGCGCCGCGCGCCACGATCTGCACCGCGCGAACGCGCAGCTTGGCGTTGACGGGCCGCATGCCCACCATGAGGTTGTCGTACGCGCCGCCCAGGCGCACCAGCACCGTGGTGGAGAGGGCGTTGAGGGCGGCCTTCTGGGCGGTGCCGGCCGCTAGGCGCGTGCTGCCGGCCAGCACCTCCGGCCCGGTCGCGAGGAGGACGCCCACGTCGCCGGCGCGCAGCAGGGCCGTGCCTGGGTTGTTGGCGATCCCGACGGTGAACGCGCCGCGCGCGCGGGCGTGCTCCAGCGCCGCGACGGTGTAGGCCGTGCCGCCGCTGGCGGCGACCCCCACCACCGCGTCGAGTTCTCCGATGGCGGCGGCGGCCACGTCGTGCCCGGCGGCCGCCACGTCGTCCTCGGCCCCCTCCTTGGCCTGGGTGGTGGCCGAATCGCCGCCCGCGAGGAGCGTCAGGGCGCGGTCGAAGCCGAACGTCGGCGCCAGCTCGGCGGCGTCTTGCACCCCCAAGCGGCCCGAGGTGCCCGCCCCTATGTAGACGAGGCGCCCGCCGCGGCGCAGCCGCTCCTCTATGCCGGTGGCGGCGCGCTCCAGGTCGGGCAGGGCGGCGGCCACGGCGTCGATGGCGCGGCGGTTGGCGTCCGTGATTGCCGCGAGGATCCGTGCGGCGGGCCAGGCATCCAGCCCCGAGTAGTCGGCGCTGGCGGCCTCGGTGGCCGCGCGGCCGTTCGGTGGCTTCGTCATAGGGGGCCCTCGACGCGTTGGTAGGTGCGCCACACGCGCGCGCCCAGCTTGCCGTAGAAGGGCGTGAGCGTCGTCCAGTTGATGACCGCGTCGGTGGCCCCGCGGTTCGCCAGCCAGACGGCGCCTGCTCGCACCAGCGCGAGGCCGAGGCCGCTGCCCCGGGCGGACTCGCTCACGCCAAGCGGACCCATGCCGCCTGGGCGGTCGGCCACGTCGGCCATGAGCGCACGGCGCCAGTGGAGGCTCGGTCCCAGCACGGCCTCGTCGCCGGTGAAGACGGCGCAGAAGCCGTCGGCGCGCGCCTCGCCATCGCGCTGGAGGGTGAGCACGGTGGCGCCGGCCGCCAGGTAGGCGCCAACCTCGGCCGTCCAGCGGCCGGGGAAGGCGCGGGTCACGAACTCGAGGGCGGCGGCCGGATCGTCGTCGCGGACGCGCCAACCGGGGGGCAGGGGCGCCGCCGGCGGCTCGAGGCGCAGGTCGACGTGCAGGTCGTGTTCGGTCGCGAGGAAGCGCGCGCCGGCGCGGCGCGCCAGGCGCCACAGCGCCGGGCTGGATTCCTGGGGCGGCCCGGGGAGGAGGTGGTTGGCGTCGCTGCCGAGCCGGTACGTGCGCGCGCCGCGTTCGCGGAGGCGCGCGAACAGCTCGGCGAGGAGCCGCCCGCCGACGCCCCGGCCCTGCCACGGCCCCGCCACGGCGAGCAGGGAGACCCAACCGACGCCCGCCGGCAGCCAGCTGGCGGTGGGGGTGCGGCCGTGGGTCACGCCCACCAGCTGGTCCCCGGCGAAGGCGCCGAGGAGGAGGGTGGGGTCGTGATGCGCGGCCAGGCGGTCGCGCCAGGCGCGCTCCTCGAGCGGGTAGAGCTCGGCGCGGGCGCCCCAGGCCGAGCGCCACAGGCCCGGCACCAACGCGGCCTCGCCCGCCGTCAGTTGCCGCACGGTGACTGCCGCGGCCCGCGCGGCCGTCACAGGGCCCTCAGGTCGAGCGCGAGGCGGTAGCGGTCGCCGCGGTAGGCGCTGCGGGTGTACTCGAAGGGGCGCTCGCCCTCGTCGAAGGTGGTGCGCTCGAGGGCGAGCACCGGTGCGCCCTGGGCCAGGCCGAGCGCGCGCGCCTCGGCGCGGGTGGGCAGGCGGGCGCCTATGGTCTGGCGCGCCCGCACCGGCCTGATGCCGAAGCGGACTTCGAGGCAGCGGTAGAGGGAGCCGCCCGCCGCGAGCTCCTCGGTGGGCAGGTCGGCGAGGCGGGTGGCGAGGTGGGCCTCCTGGAGCGCCAGCGGCTCGCCGTCGGCGGTGCGCAGGCGCGTGACCCGCAGCACCGTGGCGCCGGGTTCGAGTCCCAGCGCGGCGGCAACCTGGTCGTCGGCGGGCACGCGCTCCGCCTTGAGCAGCCGGGCGCCGGGCTCGAAGCCGAGGTGGCGCGCCTCGTCGGTGAAGCCGAGGACGCGGTCGATGATCTGCTCGAGCGGCCGCCCGCGCACGTAGGTGCCGGAGCCCTGCTGCTGCTCCACGCGCCCTTCGGCGACGAGCTCCTTGAAGGCGCGGCGCACGGTCATGCGCGACAGGCCGAGGCTGGCGGCGAGGTCGCGTTCGGAGGGGAGCGCGCGGCCCTGGTTGATGCGGCCGGCGTCGATGGCGTGGATCAGCTTCTCTTTGAGCTGCAGGTAGGCAGGGGTGGGCAGTGCCTTGTCGATGCGGATGTCGTCGAGTTCCATCGCGCTGACCTTCCTGTTCGCCCGTCGCGCGGCGCCGGCGCGACCGCCGAGGGCGCCTGCGCTGCCGCCGCGGGCGTGGACCTACCACCAGAACGTACCACTGCTATACCAGTGGGTCAACGCCCGTTGGCCTCGCGCTCACCGATGCGGCTTGAAGGTGGTCTTAAAGTGGTCTATCGTGGAAGACGTAAGCGACGCTTCGTGCATGAAGGAGGTTCGGATGCCGCGTAACAGACTCACGACCCTGGTCACGGCCCTGGTCCTGGCTGCTTGGGGGACGGCGCTAGCGCAACCCAAGGTGGTCGACTACCCCAACCTGGGCATGACCCCTGCCACGGTGGGCGGGACGCTCACGTTCCCGCTCGCCGACTCGCCACCCACGTTCCTCTACTACGCTCAGATCGACAACAACACCCAGACCCTGACCGGCGTCGTCTTCGATTCCCTCGTCGAGTTCAACCTCGAGACCTACGCCATCGAACCCGCCCTCGCGGCCAGCTGGGACGTCAGCGCCGACGGCACCGTCTACACCTTCCACCTGCGCCAGGGCGTGACGTGGCACGACGGCACGCCGTTCACGGCCGCCGACGTCGTGTTCACCTACACCCAGATCATCACCAACCCCGAGGCGCGCGCCGGTGACGCCGCCCAGTTCATGTTCACGGTCGACGGCGAGCAACGCCCCGTCACGTTCGAGGCCCCCGACGACGCCACCGTGGTCATGACCCTGCCGGCCCCGTCCGCGGCGTTCCTGCTCCAGCAGCGCTTCCCCATCTTCCCGAAGCACAAGCTCCTCCCCTTCACCGTGGAGGGCGGCGCGCAGCAGGCCGACATCAACAACGCCTGGCC
This DNA window, taken from Trueperaceae bacterium, encodes the following:
- a CDS encoding SCO family protein; this encodes MTTTRDHAAARRRARLLAAFAAAALLAACGGKAEEGGGRAEGAQHVMATATQAETPHAPDQHAAPAPADPHAGHDGHEAAPATPDTHAAPAPADPHAGHDGHEAALPAAELPGTSIYHLGGAFTGQDGAEFRLAELRGAPTVVVMFYGDCTTACPLLVKSAQDIEQALPTELAARTRFAMVSFDTERDTPDKLRAYAESLGLDKASWHWLVGSPLLTRQLATLLGVQYRDAGNGVFAHSNLVTVLDADGVPAARVEGLGAPLDGAVAAIRAALE
- a CDS encoding N-acetylmuramic acid 6-phosphate etherase, producing the protein MTKPPNGRAATEAASADYSGLDAWPAARILAAITDANRRAIDAVAAALPDLERAATGIEERLRRGGRLVYIGAGTSGRLGVQDAAELAPTFGFDRALTLLAGGDSATTQAKEGAEDDVAAAGHDVAAAAIGELDAVVGVAASGGTAYTVAALEHARARGAFTVGIANNPGTALLRAGDVGVLLATGPEVLAGSTRLAAGTAQKAALNALSTTVLVRLGGAYDNLMVGMRPVNAKLRVRAVQIVARGAGVDEAAATKALAAAGDDIRRAIVMTKAGVTAERAEAALRARGGSVRDALADLAGG
- a CDS encoding GNAT family N-acetyltransferase, whose protein sequence is MTAARAAAVTVRQLTAGEAALVPGLWRSAWGARAELYPLEERAWRDRLAAHHDPTLLLGAFAGDQLVGVTHGRTPTASWLPAGVGWVSLLAVAGPWQGRGVGGRLLAELFARLRERGARTYRLGSDANHLLPGPPQESSPALWRLARRAGARFLATEHDLHVDLRLEPPAAPLPPGWRVRDDDPAAALEFVTRAFPGRWTAEVGAYLAAGATVLTLQRDGEARADGFCAVFTGDEAVLGPSLHWRRALMADVADRPGGMGPLGVSESARGSGLGLALVRAGAVWLANRGATDAVINWTTLTPFYGKLGARVWRTYQRVEGPL
- a CDS encoding GntR family transcriptional regulator, with translation MELDDIRIDKALPTPAYLQLKEKLIHAIDAGRINQGRALPSERDLAASLGLSRMTVRRAFKELVAEGRVEQQQGSGTYVRGRPLEQIIDRVLGFTDEARHLGFEPGARLLKAERVPADDQVAAALGLEPGATVLRVTRLRTADGEPLALQEAHLATRLADLPTEELAAGGSLYRCLEVRFGIRPVRARQTIGARLPTRAEARALGLAQGAPVLALERTTFDEGERPFEYTRSAYRGDRYRLALDLRAL